A single genomic interval of Celeribacter indicus harbors:
- a CDS encoding FadR/GntR family transcriptional regulator codes for MQSLPGATVRYVIDTLSTRIVAQEFVLDERLPSERQLAQDLGVARNTVREALEHLELRGMIRRRAGSGSFVTYNPAGTDQAVSSVASETGPLDLQAVRGIFEPEMVRLAIIAMSPRQIDALSEVLSQMEGVQTDALAFIRLEEEFHRLIAEGTGNPLLVACYNLVIDARRQSFRAAMYRRHLTPARIATYQRGYNGLFNAIAARDIEEATEFMKLALIEDQKLLLQDD; via the coding sequence ATGCAATCCTTGCCCGGCGCAACCGTGCGTTACGTGATTGACACGCTCAGCACCCGCATTGTGGCGCAGGAATTCGTGCTCGACGAACGTCTCCCCTCCGAGCGGCAGCTGGCGCAGGATCTCGGCGTCGCGCGCAACACCGTGCGGGAGGCGCTTGAGCATCTCGAACTGCGCGGCATGATCCGCCGGCGTGCGGGCTCCGGTTCCTTTGTCACCTACAATCCCGCCGGAACGGATCAGGCGGTGTCCTCCGTCGCGTCGGAGACCGGGCCGCTCGATCTTCAGGCCGTGCGCGGGATCTTTGAGCCGGAAATGGTCCGGCTCGCGATCATCGCGATGTCGCCGAGGCAGATCGACGCGCTGTCGGAGGTACTGTCGCAGATGGAAGGTGTGCAGACGGACGCGCTCGCCTTCATCCGTCTGGAGGAGGAGTTTCACCGGCTGATCGCGGAGGGAACGGGAAACCCGCTCCTGGTCGCGTGCTATAACCTGGTGATCGATGCCCGCCGGCAGTCATTCCGCGCCGCGATGTATCGCCGTCACCTGACACCGGCACGGATTGCCACCTACCAGCGCGGATACAACGGACTCTTCAACGCCATCGCCGCCCGCGACATCGAGGAGGCGACGGAATTCATGAAACTCGCCCTGATCGAGGATCAGAAACTGCTCCTCCAGGACGATTGA
- the purU gene encoding formyltetrahydrofolate deformylase, with amino-acid sequence MTAKYCLTVACKSQRGIVAAISTFLAEKGCNITDSSQFDDMETGKFFMRVSFVSEKGIDKDTLSEEFREVAETLGMTWAFHDEARKMKVVIMVSRFGHCLNDLLYRWRIGALPIDIVAVISNHMDYQKVVVNHDIPFHCIPVTKTNKPQAEAQIMQVVEEAGAELIVLARYMQILSDQMCQKMSGRIINIHHSFLPSFKGANPYKQAYERGVKLIGATSHYVTADLDEGPIIEQDIVRITHAQSASDYVSLGRDVESQALARAVHAHAHHRVFLNGNKTVVFPASPGSYSSERMG; translated from the coding sequence ATGACTGCCAAATACTGCCTGACCGTCGCCTGCAAAAGCCAGCGCGGCATCGTCGCCGCGATCTCCACCTTCCTTGCGGAAAAGGGCTGCAACATCACCGACAGCTCGCAATTCGACGATATGGAAACCGGAAAGTTCTTCATGCGGGTGAGCTTTGTCTCTGAGAAGGGGATTGACAAGGATACCCTGTCGGAGGAGTTCAGAGAGGTGGCGGAGACGCTCGGAATGACCTGGGCCTTCCATGACGAGGCCCGGAAGATGAAGGTCGTGATCATGGTCTCCCGCTTCGGGCATTGCCTGAACGACCTGCTCTATCGCTGGCGTATCGGGGCTTTGCCGATCGACATCGTCGCGGTGATCTCGAACCACATGGATTACCAGAAGGTCGTGGTGAACCACGATATCCCGTTCCATTGCATCCCGGTCACGAAGACGAACAAGCCGCAGGCGGAGGCGCAGATCATGCAGGTGGTCGAGGAGGCCGGCGCCGAACTCATCGTGCTCGCGCGCTACATGCAGATCCTGTCCGACCAGATGTGCCAGAAGATGTCGGGCCGCATCATCAACATCCACCATTCCTTCCTGCCGTCGTTCAAGGGTGCCAACCCCTACAAGCAGGCATACGAGCGCGGGGTGAAACTCATCGGCGCGACCTCGCATTACGTGACGGCGGATCTTGACGAGGGGCCGATCATCGAACAGGACATCGTGCGCATCACCCATGCGCAATCCGCTTCCGACTATGTCTCCCTCGGACGCGATGTCGAAAGCCAGGCGCTCGCCCGCGCGGTCCACGCCCATGCGCATCACCGTGTTTTCCTCAACGGAAACAAGACGGTGGTTTTTCCGGCGTCGCCGGGATCCTACTCCTCCGAACGCATGGGCTAA
- the folD gene encoding bifunctional methylenetetrahydrofolate dehydrogenase/methenyltetrahydrofolate cyclohydrolase FolD: protein MSATLIDGKSFAAKVREKVAVQVARLKDEHGVTPGLAVVLVGEDPASEVYVRNKGRQTLEAGMNSFEHKLPAETTEADLLDLIGRLNRDPAVHGILVQLPLPDHLDSDLVINSIDPAKDVDGFHVSNVGLLATGQKAMVPCTPLGCLMMLRDLYGSLSGLDAVVVGRSNIVGKPMAQLLLRDSCTVTIAHSRTKDLPAVCRRADILVAAVGRPGMIPGDWIRPGAAVIDVGINRIEHDGTRRLVGDVDFDSARHVAGAITPVPGGVGPMTIACLLANTLTACCRANGLCEPQGLTA, encoded by the coding sequence ATGTCCGCAACGCTGATCGACGGAAAGAGTTTCGCCGCGAAGGTCCGGGAAAAAGTGGCGGTTCAGGTGGCCAGGCTGAAGGACGAGCACGGGGTGACGCCCGGCCTTGCCGTGGTGCTTGTCGGGGAGGATCCCGCCTCGGAGGTCTATGTGCGCAACAAGGGCAGGCAGACGCTCGAAGCCGGGATGAACTCCTTTGAGCACAAGCTGCCGGCGGAGACGACCGAGGCGGATCTGCTGGATCTGATCGGGCGGCTGAACCGCGATCCGGCGGTGCATGGGATCCTCGTTCAACTGCCTTTGCCGGACCATCTCGACAGCGATCTGGTGATCAATTCCATCGACCCGGCGAAGGATGTCGACGGGTTTCATGTCTCCAATGTTGGCTTGCTTGCCACGGGGCAGAAGGCGATGGTGCCCTGTACGCCGCTGGGTTGCCTGATGATGCTGCGGGATTTGTACGGTAGCCTGTCTGGTCTCGACGCCGTTGTCGTCGGGCGCTCGAATATCGTCGGAAAGCCGATGGCGCAGCTCCTTCTGCGCGACAGTTGTACCGTGACGATCGCGCACAGCCGGACAAAGGATCTTCCGGCGGTGTGTCGCAGGGCGGATATCCTTGTCGCCGCCGTCGGCCGGCCCGGAATGATCCCCGGAGACTGGATCAGGCCGGGCGCGGCCGTGATCGACGTCGGGATCAACCGCATCGAGCACGACGGGACGCGCCGGCTTGTTGGCGATGTGGATTTTGACAGCGCGCGCCATGTCGCGGGAGCGATCACCCCCGTTCCCGGCGGCGTCGGTCCGATGACCATCGCCTGCCTGCTCGCGAACACCCTGACCGCATGTTGCCGGGCGAACGGCCTGTGCGAGCCGCAGGGTCTCACCGCATAA
- a CDS encoding sarcosine oxidase subunit gamma translates to MTDLTPITALGGTIARSETHGLLTLTERPDIALASLARRRNGEVPEPFGLTLPEAGKRIESGPIGIFWSARDQWMVEAEGRAEEDFAATLKVEVPGASVTEQTDGWAALDLGSADGAAPVHALLERLMNVDLSAFGPGSATRTGLEHMGVFVLRITEDRLRIWGMRSSYATLWHAVGQAARRLETR, encoded by the coding sequence GTGACTGACCTGACACCGATCACCGCGCTGGGCGGCACGATCGCCCGCTCTGAGACCCATGGGCTCCTGACCTTGACCGAACGGCCGGACATCGCCCTCGCCTCTCTGGCACGCCGCAGGAATGGCGAGGTGCCGGAACCCTTTGGCTTGACCCTTCCCGAAGCTGGGAAACGTATCGAATCCGGCCCAATTGGCATTTTCTGGTCTGCGCGGGATCAATGGATGGTCGAGGCGGAGGGGCGCGCGGAAGAGGATTTCGCGGCTACGCTGAAGGTAGAGGTGCCGGGTGCTTCCGTGACCGAGCAGACCGATGGCTGGGCGGCGCTCGACCTCGGATCGGCGGATGGCGCGGCACCCGTCCATGCGCTGTTGGAGAGGCTGATGAACGTGGATCTTTCCGCGTTCGGCCCCGGTTCCGCGACACGAACCGGGCTGGAACACATGGGCGTCTTCGTCCTGCGGATCACGGAGGATCGGCTCCGGATCTGGGGCATGCGCTCGTCCTATGCAACGCTGTGGCATGCCGTGGGGCAAGCCGCGCGACGGTTGGAGACCAGATGA